In Cicer arietinum cultivar CDC Frontier isolate Library 1 chromosome 7, Cicar.CDCFrontier_v2.0, whole genome shotgun sequence, a single window of DNA contains:
- the LOC101494953 gene encoding probable alpha,alpha-trehalose-phosphate synthase [UDP-forming] 9 translates to MTSRSYANLLDLAGGDLFDIPHTPRTLPRVMTVPGIISDLDGCNDGDSDVSSSGCRERKIIVANMLPLQAKRDIDTAKWCFSWDEDSILLQLKDGFSSDIEVIYVGSLKVEIDASEQDEVAQRLLDDFNCVPTFLPHDLQKKFYLGFCKQQLWPLFHYMLPICSDHGDRFDRSLWQAYVSANKIFADKVMEVINPDDDFVWVHDYHLMVLPTFLRKRFNRVKLGFFLHSPFPSSEIYRTLPVRDEILKGLLNSDLIGFHTFDYARHFLSCCSRMLGLDYESKRGHIGLDYFGRTIFIKILPVGIHMGRLDSVLNLPSTSSKLKEIQEEFKGKKVILGVDDMDIFKGINLKFLAVEQLLQQNPDLQGEVVLVQIVNPARGSGKDVQEAKKEAYLIAERINNTYGSKHYQPVIIIDRPVPRFEKSAYYAVAECCIVNAVRDGMNLVPYKYIVCRQGTAKMDEAMGRKSDSPRTSMLVVSEFIGCSPSLSGAIRVNPWDIDAVADALNLALTMRDSEKKLRHEKHYRYVSSHDVAYWARSFMQDLERACKDHYTKRCWGIGLGLGFRVISLSHGFRKLSIDHIVSAYKRTSRRAIFLDYDGTVVPQSSINKTPSPEVISVLNALCNDTKNVVFIVSGRARDSLSEWFTSCKMLGLAAEHGYFLRWNSDSEWETSHLSADLDWKQIVVPVMQSYTEATDGSNIEIKESALVWHHQDADPDFGSCQAKELLDHLESVLANEPAIVKRGQHIVEVKPQGVTKGLVAEKVLLNMVNGGNPPDFVMCIGDDRSDEDMFESILSTVSCPSLPSAPEIFACTVGRKPSKAKYFLDDTTDVVKLLQGLAASSNPKPRHLAQFQVSFESTVS, encoded by the exons ATGACATCAAGGTCATATGCTAATCTCTTAGACTTAGCTGGTGGAGACTTGTTTGATATTCCTCACACTCCAAGAACTCTTCCAAGGGTTATGACTGTTCCTGGAATTATTTCTGATCTTGATGGTTGTAATGATGGTGATTCAGATGTTAGTTCTTCTGGATGTCGGGAGCGTAAAATCATTGTGGCAAACATGTTGCCGCTGCAGGCTAAAAGAGATATAGATACTGCTAAATGGTGTTTCAGTTGGGATGAGGATTCAATTCTATTACAATTAAAAGATGGGTTTTCTTCTGATATTGAGGTAATCTATGTGGGTTCCCTCAAAGTTGAGATAGATGCTAGTGAGCAGGATGAAGTTGCTCAGAGATTATTGGATGACTTTAATTGTGTGCCCACCTTTCTTCCCCATGATCTGCAGAAAAAGTTCTATCTTGGTTTTTGTAAGCAGCAGCTCTGGCCTCTGTTTCATTATATGCTACCCATATGCTCAGATCATGGTGACCGCTTTGACCGCTCTCTTTGGCAGGCTTATGTTTCTGCAAACAAAATATTTGCAGATAAAGTCATGGAAGTGATTAATCCTGATGATGATTTTGTTTGGGTTCATGACTATCACTTGATGGTTTTGCCTACTTTCTTGAGGAAACGATTCAATCGAGTTAAACTTGGGTTCTTTCTTCATAGTCCTTTCCCCTCATCTGAAATTTACCGGACTTTGCCAGTAAGGGATGAAATTTTGAAGGGATTGTTGAATTCCGATTTAATTGGTTTTCATACATTTGATTATGCCCGCCACTTTCTTTCTTGTTGCAGTAGAATGCTAGGTCTGGACTATGAATCTAAGAGAGGACATATTGGACTTGATTACTTTGGCCGCactatatttatcaaaattttgcCTGTAGGCATTCACATGGGTAGGCTTGACTCTGTATTAAATCTTCCTTCTACATCCTCTAAACTAAAAGAGATTCAGGAAGAGTTTAAGGGTAAGAAAGTTATTCTAGGTGTTGACGACATGGATATTTTTAAGGGTATCAATCTGAAATTTCTTGCTGTGGAGCAGCTGCTGCAGCAGAATCCAGATTTGCAGGGAGAAGTTGTCCTAGTTCAAATTGTAAATCCTGCTAGGGGTTCAGGGAAGGATGTTCAGGAAGCAAAGAAGGAAGCATATTTAATTGCTGAGAGAATCAATAATACTTACGGCTCAAAGCATTATCAGCCAGTCATTATCATTGACCGCCCTGTTCCTCGTTTTGAGAAGAGTGCCTATTATGCTGTAGCTGAGTGTTGCATTGTCAATGCTGTGAGGGATGGAATGAACTTAGTCCCCTACAAATATATTGTCTGCAGACAGGGAACTGCAAAGATGGATGAAGCTATGGGTAGAAAAAGCGATTCTCCTCGTACAAGCATGCTTGTTGTGTCTGAGTTCATTGGCTGTTCACCTTCTCTGAGTGGGGCCATCAGGGTCAATCCCTGGGATATAGATGCAGTTGCCGATGCTCTGAATTTGGCCCTCACTATGAGAGATTCAGAGAAGAAGTTGCGCCATGAGAAACACTACCGATATGTCAGTTCTCATGATGTGGCATATTGGGCACGCAGTTTTATGCAGGATTTGGAGAGAGCCTGCAAAGATCATTATACTAAAAGGTGCTGGGGAATTGGTTTGGGCTTGGGGTTCAGAGTTATTTCTCTTTCTCATGGTTTTCGGAAGTTGTCCATTGACCATATTGTATCAGCATACAAAAGAACCAGTAGAAGGGCCATCTTTCTTGATTATGACGGCACTGTTGTACCACAATCTTCTATTAATAAAACCCCTAGCCCTGAAGTCATATCTGTGCTTAACGCTCTGTGTAATGATACCAAGAATGTCGTATTCATTGTTAGTGGTAGGGCAAGAGATTCACTGAGTGAATGGTTTACCTCATGCAAAATGCTGGGGCTTGCAGCTGAACATGGGTACTTTTTAAG GTGGAATAGTGATTCCGAATGGGAAACCAGTCACTTGTCTGCAGACCTTGATTGGAAACAGATAGTGGTGCCAGTCATGCAATCATATACAGAAGCAACTGATGGATCTAATATTGAAATTAAGGAAAGTGCTTTGGTGTGGCATCATCAAGATGCCGACCCTGATTTTGGTTCCTGCCAAGCCAAAGAATTGTTGGATCACTTGGAAAGTGTTCTTGCTAATGAACCAGCAATTGTTAAGAGAGGCCAGCATATTGTTGAAGTTAAGCCACAG GGAGTAACCAAAGGTTTGGTAGCTGAAAAAGTTCTTTTGAATATGGTTAATGGCGGTAACCCACCAGATTTCGTGATGTGCATTGGAGATGATAGATCTGATGAAGACATGTTTGAAAGCATTTTGAGTACAGTCTCATGCCCATCGTTACCATCAGCTCCAGAGATTTTCGCCTGCACTGTAGGTAGGAAGCCTAGCAAGGCCAAGTATTTTCTTGATGATACTACTGATGTTGTAAAGTTGCTTCAAGGCCTTGCCGCCTCATCAAATCCAAAGCCCAGACATCTTGCGCAATTCCAGGTTTCTTTTGAGAGCACAGTTTCTTAG